From one Actinomyces sp. Marseille-P3109 genomic stretch:
- a CDS encoding UPF0182 family membrane protein, translating into MSTTPDDESRDTSSDESSSRPAGSSRQKRTEDRTGLFGLGRMGRGGIRPPRKPRGRTGGRRPGPLALTISIIAAIAVIIAIMSQVWTEVLWFSQIGYARVLWTQWIAAIALFLVGFAVMFGAVFASMTTAYRAREIGVPDDEATRNLEVYRTVIEPLRRRLTWAVPAVLAPFGSAWQLAPSWREVLLAFSSQSFGIKDPQFGIDISFYVFVLPAVLTLVSFLSGVVLFSGVASVVVHYLYGGISVVRRPHFTKAARIHLAVFLALYAVIRAVGYWLGRYGALYASNSKFDGANYTDVNAVIPANAILAAIGLAVAILFIASVRSSSWRLPIIGVAVMIVSSLVVGTAYPLVIQKFVVDPNAQRQEAEYIQRNINATKAAYGLENVETTNYDATTTATAGQLEKDAESTASIRLLDPGLVSPTFQQLQQNKQYYSFADRLNVDRYKVDSTSRDTVIAVRELNLSGLGQGQRTWVNEHTVYTHGYGVVNAYGNTVASGGYPSFWEGGIPSKGDLGEYEPRIYFGQYSPSYSIVGGKDNGSPRELDYPDDESKTGQVNTTFTGNGGPSVSNPLNRVLYAAKFQEPNILFSQEVRQGSQILYDRDPAKRVSKVAPWLTLDNSPYPAVVDHDDNPATPKRVMWILDGYTTTNNYPYAQHESLARATATADGQGGLLGAPEESNYVRNSVKAVVDAYDGSVKLYQWDDKDPILKAWQKVFPGSVTPMSQMSADLIAHMRYPEDLFNVQRTIMASYHVNDAAEFYSGGDFWKIPDDPTTPGQDQQAPYYLTLKMPGQEQASFSLSSAYIIGGNTNRNVLTGFLAVDSETSPGTGRKGERSSSYGKLRLLELPRSSNVSGPGQVQNIFDSNPAASTTLNLLSQQGSQVIKGNLLTLPVGGGLLYVQPVYVQSSSGTQYPLLRKVLVSFGDNVGFADTLSEALDQVFGGNSGATTGEQAVNGDAGAANDTNESTDGQDPTAGGGAASPAPSTDPTASASAPASASTDPSASGASDPKAELDQALSDAQTAMSDSDTARSKGDWAAYGEAQKRLNDAVNRAIAAQQKMG; encoded by the coding sequence GTGAGCACCACGCCCGACGACGAGTCCCGAGACACGTCCTCCGACGAGTCCTCGAGCAGGCCTGCCGGTTCGTCCAGGCAGAAGAGAACGGAAGACAGGACCGGACTGTTCGGTCTGGGACGCATGGGCAGAGGCGGGATCCGCCCTCCCCGTAAGCCGCGCGGCAGGACCGGGGGCCGTCGCCCCGGGCCCCTGGCTCTGACCATCTCGATCATCGCCGCGATCGCCGTCATCATCGCCATCATGTCGCAGGTGTGGACCGAGGTCCTCTGGTTCAGCCAGATCGGCTACGCCCGTGTGCTGTGGACGCAGTGGATCGCCGCCATCGCCCTGTTCCTCGTGGGCTTCGCCGTCATGTTCGGGGCGGTCTTCGCCTCGATGACCACGGCCTACCGGGCCCGGGAGATCGGGGTGCCCGACGACGAGGCCACCCGCAACCTCGAGGTCTACCGCACGGTCATCGAGCCTCTGCGGCGCCGTCTGACCTGGGCGGTGCCGGCGGTGCTGGCCCCGTTCGGCTCGGCCTGGCAGCTGGCACCGAGCTGGCGCGAGGTCCTCCTGGCCTTCAGCTCACAGTCCTTCGGCATCAAGGACCCCCAGTTCGGGATCGACATCTCCTTCTACGTCTTCGTCCTGCCCGCCGTGCTGACGCTCGTGTCCTTCCTGTCCGGCGTCGTCCTGTTCTCCGGGGTGGCCTCCGTCGTCGTGCACTACCTGTACGGCGGCATCTCCGTGGTGCGCAGGCCCCACTTCACCAAAGCGGCACGGATCCACCTGGCGGTCTTCCTGGCCCTGTACGCCGTCATCCGGGCGGTGGGCTACTGGCTGGGGCGCTACGGCGCTCTGTACGCCTCCAACTCCAAGTTCGACGGCGCCAACTACACCGACGTCAACGCGGTCATCCCGGCCAACGCGATCCTCGCCGCGATCGGACTGGCCGTGGCGATCCTGTTCATCGCCTCGGTGCGCTCCAGCTCCTGGCGTCTGCCGATCATCGGTGTGGCAGTCATGATCGTCTCCTCCCTGGTGGTGGGGACGGCGTACCCGCTGGTCATCCAGAAGTTCGTCGTCGACCCCAACGCCCAGCGCCAGGAGGCCGAGTACATCCAGCGCAACATCAACGCCACCAAGGCCGCCTACGGCCTGGAGAACGTGGAGACCACGAACTACGACGCCACGACGACCGCGACGGCCGGCCAGCTGGAGAAGGACGCCGAGTCGACCGCCTCGATCCGCCTGCTCGACCCGGGCCTGGTCTCACCGACCTTCCAGCAGCTCCAGCAGAACAAGCAGTACTACTCCTTCGCGGACCGCCTCAACGTGGACCGTTACAAGGTGGACTCCACCAGCCGGGACACGGTCATCGCGGTGCGTGAGTTGAACCTGTCCGGTCTCGGCCAGGGGCAGCGGACCTGGGTCAACGAGCACACCGTCTACACCCACGGCTACGGCGTGGTGAACGCCTATGGCAACACGGTGGCCTCCGGCGGCTACCCCTCCTTCTGGGAGGGCGGCATCCCGTCCAAGGGGGACCTGGGCGAGTACGAGCCCCGGATTTACTTCGGCCAGTACTCGCCGTCGTACTCCATCGTGGGCGGCAAGGACAACGGCTCACCGCGCGAGCTGGACTACCCCGACGACGAGTCCAAGACCGGTCAGGTCAACACCACCTTCACCGGCAACGGCGGACCGAGCGTGTCCAACCCGCTCAACCGGGTGCTCTACGCCGCCAAGTTCCAGGAGCCCAACATCCTCTTCTCCCAGGAGGTGCGCCAGGGCTCCCAGATCCTCTACGACCGGGACCCGGCCAAGCGCGTCTCCAAGGTGGCCCCCTGGCTGACCCTGGACAACAGCCCCTACCCGGCCGTCGTCGACCATGACGACAACCCGGCCACGCCCAAGCGGGTGATGTGGATCCTCGACGGCTACACCACGACGAACAACTACCCCTACGCACAGCACGAGTCACTGGCCAGGGCCACGGCCACCGCGGACGGCCAGGGCGGGCTGCTCGGGGCGCCGGAGGAGTCCAACTACGTGCGCAACTCCGTCAAGGCCGTCGTCGACGCCTACGACGGATCGGTCAAGCTCTACCAGTGGGATGACAAGGACCCGATCCTCAAGGCGTGGCAGAAGGTCTTCCCCGGGTCGGTCACGCCCATGAGCCAGATGAGCGCCGACCTCATCGCGCACATGCGCTACCCGGAGGACCTGTTCAACGTCCAGCGCACCATCATGGCGAGCTATCACGTCAACGACGCCGCTGAGTTCTACTCCGGCGGTGACTTCTGGAAGATCCCGGATGACCCGACCACGCCCGGACAGGACCAGCAGGCCCCCTACTACTTGACCCTCAAGATGCCGGGACAGGAGCAGGCGAGCTTCTCCCTGTCCAGCGCCTACATCATCGGCGGCAACACCAACCGCAACGTGCTCACCGGCTTCCTCGCGGTGGACTCCGAGACGTCCCCCGGCACCGGGAGAAAGGGGGAGCGCAGCTCGAGCTACGGCAAGCTGAGACTCCTGGAGCTGCCGAGGTCCTCGAACGTCTCCGGACCGGGCCAGGTGCAGAACATCTTCGACTCCAACCCGGCGGCCTCCACGACCCTCAACCTGCTCTCCCAGCAGGGCTCGCAGGTCATCAAGGGCAACCTGTTGACGCTCCCCGTGGGAGGCGGTCTGCTCTACGTCCAGCCGGTCTACGTCCAGTCCTCCTCCGGTACGCAGTATCCGCTGCTGCGCAAGGTGCTGGTCTCCTTCGGCGACAACGTCGGCTTCGCCGACACCCTCTCCGAGGCGCTCGACCAGGTCTTCGGCGGCAACTCCGGGGCGACGACGGGGGAGCAGGCCGTCAACGGCGACGCCGGCGCGGCCAATGACACCAATGAGTCCACCGACGGTCAGGATCCGACGGCGGGCGGCGGAGCGGCATCGCCGGCGCCCAGCACCGACCCCACGGCCTCCGCGAGCGCGCCGGCGTCTGCGTCTACGGACCCGTCGGCCTCCGGAGCCTCGGATCCGAAGGCGGAGCTCGACCAGGCCCTCTCTGACGCCCAGACCGCGATGAGTGACTCGGACACCGCCAGGAGCAAGGGTGACTGGGCGGCCTACGGCGAGGCGCAGAAGCGCCTCAACGACGCCGTCAACCGGGCCATCGCCGCCCAGCAGAAGATGGGCTGA
- a CDS encoding PPA1309 family protein — translation MSAPDPASRPSVPGSSPAETPASDAGREASPRLRALARAVTETEVHVAVSGWDQPVRVFALVRIAAAMEADPDVAGFLEAATVEEARRDPELLMVVEQEGLPAAADLEHLLAQLAWPESVHGVAIGIERLVLPSAAQEEADAITDAAERLAFLQARPDREDIRMVVGVLRSGESWCALRSRTHDDDASIYQGEQLVPGLVEALATTFL, via the coding sequence ATGTCCGCCCCGGACCCCGCTTCGCGCCCGTCCGTTCCCGGGTCTTCGCCTGCCGAGACCCCCGCATCCGACGCGGGCAGGGAGGCCTCCCCTCGCCTCCGGGCCCTGGCCCGAGCGGTGACGGAGACGGAGGTCCACGTGGCCGTCTCCGGCTGGGACCAGCCGGTGCGCGTCTTCGCTCTGGTGCGCATCGCCGCTGCCATGGAGGCGGACCCGGACGTGGCCGGGTTCCTGGAGGCCGCCACTGTGGAGGAGGCTCGTAGAGATCCCGAGCTGCTCATGGTGGTGGAGCAGGAGGGGCTGCCGGCCGCCGCGGACCTGGAGCACCTGCTGGCCCAGCTGGCCTGGCCCGAGTCCGTCCACGGCGTGGCTATCGGCATCGAGCGCCTGGTGCTGCCCTCTGCGGCGCAGGAGGAGGCCGATGCCATCACCGACGCCGCCGAGCGTCTCGCCTTCCTCCAGGCGCGCCCCGACCGCGAGGACATCCGCATGGTGGTGGGGGTTCTGCGCAGCGGGGAATCCTGGTGCGCGCTGCGCTCACGCACCCATGACGACGACGCCTCGATCTACCAGGGCGAGCAACTGGTGCCCGGCCTGGTCGAGGCGCTGGCCACCACCTTCCTGTAG
- a CDS encoding zinc-dependent metalloprotease: MSEDAFDELEKMLASLFGEQMASDAVGALRSSGVDPSSVAQMPGVGDISQLSPAQLLAMRAQFQQMFSASTAEPVNWQMGQELALQQARGDGDPTVTAAVADSTRQALQVADLWLDTATELMPAPGQREAWSRSTWVERTLPVWKDVCAPVAEAVTTALARTLEKQIRDMPAEMSQAAQQMGALGSIMRTMAGTAFGLQIGQAIGELAKEALGATDTGLPLTREPGTALVPSNVAAFAEGLEIDEDEVRMFLAVREAATARLYAHVPWLRGQVLQAVAAYAREIRIDTETLESAVAQVDPNDPDALREALESGLFAPQETPAQRESLEDLETLLALVEGWVEVVTARAAAPHLPHLMALVEMMRRRRAQGGAAEQVFARLIGLTFRPRRAREAAELWSHLGAQAGDAERDAFWNHPDVMPTASELANPKDFLTMRRMAQDIDAEIDADLASLLEGTLGYAEGAKEADENSPKGLGGRIPGDADDASQDFGEAGESAVSDGTDRDDRSDESGDPETD; the protein is encoded by the coding sequence GTGAGCGAGGACGCCTTCGACGAGCTCGAGAAGATGCTCGCGTCACTTTTCGGCGAGCAGATGGCCTCTGACGCCGTCGGAGCCCTGCGCTCGTCAGGGGTCGATCCCAGCTCCGTCGCCCAGATGCCGGGCGTGGGCGACATCTCCCAGCTCAGCCCCGCCCAGCTGCTGGCCATGCGCGCCCAGTTCCAGCAGATGTTCTCCGCCTCCACCGCTGAGCCGGTCAACTGGCAGATGGGCCAGGAGCTGGCTCTCCAGCAGGCCCGAGGCGACGGCGACCCCACGGTGACCGCCGCGGTCGCGGATTCCACGCGCCAGGCCCTTCAGGTGGCCGACCTGTGGCTCGACACCGCCACCGAGCTCATGCCCGCCCCCGGGCAGCGGGAGGCCTGGAGCCGCAGCACCTGGGTCGAGCGCACCCTGCCGGTGTGGAAGGACGTGTGCGCCCCCGTGGCAGAGGCCGTCACCACCGCCCTGGCCCGCACCCTGGAGAAGCAGATCCGCGACATGCCCGCAGAGATGAGCCAGGCCGCCCAGCAGATGGGGGCGCTCGGATCCATCATGCGCACCATGGCGGGCACGGCCTTCGGGCTCCAGATCGGCCAGGCCATCGGCGAGCTCGCCAAGGAGGCTCTGGGGGCCACGGACACCGGCCTGCCGCTGACCCGGGAGCCGGGAACCGCACTGGTGCCCTCCAACGTGGCCGCCTTCGCCGAGGGCCTGGAGATCGACGAGGACGAGGTCCGCATGTTCCTGGCGGTTCGAGAGGCCGCCACCGCCCGCCTCTACGCCCACGTGCCGTGGCTACGCGGACAGGTGCTCCAGGCCGTGGCCGCCTACGCCAGGGAGATCCGCATCGACACCGAGACCCTGGAGTCGGCGGTGGCGCAGGTGGATCCCAATGACCCCGACGCGCTGCGCGAGGCCCTCGAGAGCGGACTGTTCGCGCCTCAGGAGACCCCGGCCCAGCGGGAGTCCCTCGAGGACCTGGAGACGCTGCTGGCCCTGGTCGAGGGGTGGGTCGAGGTCGTCACCGCCCGCGCGGCCGCACCTCACCTGCCCCACCTCATGGCCCTGGTCGAGATGATGCGCCGGCGCCGCGCCCAGGGCGGAGCTGCCGAGCAGGTATTCGCCCGGCTCATCGGACTGACCTTCCGTCCCCGCCGGGCCCGCGAGGCCGCCGAGCTGTGGTCGCACCTGGGCGCCCAGGCCGGCGACGCCGAGCGCGACGCCTTCTGGAACCACCCCGACGTCATGCCCACGGCCTCCGAGCTCGCCAACCCCAAGGACTTCCTGACCATGCGGCGCATGGCCCAGGACATCGACGCGGAGATCGACGCCGACCTGGCCTCCCTCCTGGAAGGCACCCTCGGGTACGCCGAGGGAGCGAAAGAGGCCGATGAGAACAGCCCCAAGGGACTGGGCGGCAGGATCCCCGGGGACGCCGACGACGCCTCCCAGGACTTCGGTGAGGCCGGTGAGTCCGCAGTCTCCGACGGCACGGACCGCGATGACCGCTCTGACGAATCCGGCGACCCGGAGACGGACTGA
- a CDS encoding YlbL family protein gives MSHDERVTHPDQHGAADAAVSVGSGRPTSARANEKGLPGQAGQAGIQDVEPSGEDRRRRRLRRSVAAGTFILVVALVVAVFMVPVNAVIEAPGPTWNVLDNGSSSDQDVLKVSGTETYPTEGALRMTTVSVSGCPGYPVTTADLIAAWFSSDKRIVDRNEVCPQDQSAEQVEETGKAQMTASQDSAVIAALIETGMAGAMHLTVTEVTEQQTSTEIQADDVLETITPEGGQTTTITSFSQLRELMTTIPEGTRVTLGVRRGEQQVPAALTTIAPQEGTTGSLLGLSLRVSVDSQVEATFGLSDVGGPSAGMMFALGVVDEITPGSLTGGKDISGTGTIDMNGQVGPIGGIQQKMAGARNAGSTFFLAPASNCEEVKGHEPEGMQVFAVSTLHEAVTATEAIASGNTSGLATCSAQ, from the coding sequence ATGTCGCATGATGAGCGCGTGACGCACCCAGATCAGCACGGCGCCGCCGACGCGGCTGTCTCAGTCGGCTCCGGACGCCCCACGTCAGCCCGGGCGAACGAGAAGGGCCTGCCCGGCCAGGCCGGGCAGGCGGGCATTCAGGACGTGGAGCCTTCCGGAGAGGACCGGCGTCGGCGCAGGCTGCGGCGATCCGTGGCAGCCGGGACGTTCATCCTGGTTGTTGCCCTGGTCGTCGCCGTCTTCATGGTGCCGGTCAACGCGGTCATCGAGGCCCCCGGCCCCACCTGGAACGTGCTGGACAACGGTTCGTCGTCGGACCAGGACGTCCTGAAGGTGTCGGGCACCGAGACCTATCCGACCGAGGGGGCACTGCGGATGACGACCGTCTCGGTGTCGGGCTGCCCCGGCTACCCGGTGACGACCGCTGATCTCATCGCCGCCTGGTTCTCGTCGGACAAGCGGATCGTGGACCGCAACGAGGTGTGTCCCCAGGACCAGAGCGCCGAGCAGGTCGAGGAGACCGGTAAGGCCCAGATGACCGCCTCGCAGGACTCGGCTGTCATCGCCGCGCTCATCGAGACCGGCATGGCCGGCGCCATGCACCTGACCGTCACCGAGGTGACCGAGCAGCAGACCTCCACCGAGATCCAGGCCGACGACGTCCTGGAGACCATCACGCCGGAGGGCGGCCAGACCACCACGATCACCTCCTTCTCCCAGCTGCGCGAGCTGATGACCACGATCCCGGAGGGGACGCGGGTCACGCTCGGCGTGCGCCGTGGTGAGCAGCAGGTACCGGCCGCGCTCACCACGATCGCACCGCAGGAGGGAACCACCGGCTCGCTGCTGGGGCTGAGCCTCAGGGTCTCCGTGGACAGTCAGGTGGAGGCCACCTTCGGCCTGTCCGACGTCGGCGGGCCCAGCGCCGGGATGATGTTCGCCCTGGGGGTCGTTGACGAGATCACTCCCGGTTCCCTGACCGGGGGTAAGGACATCTCCGGGACCGGGACGATTGACATGAATGGTCAGGTCGGCCCCATCGGGGGCATTCAGCAGAAGATGGCGGGGGCCCGCAACGCCGGATCGACATTCTTCCTGGCCCCGGCGAGCAACTGCGAGGAAGTCAAGGGCCATGAGCCCGAGGGGATGCAGGTCTTCGCTGTGAGCACCCTGCACGAGGCCGTTACCGCCACCGAGGCGATCGCGTCGGGCAACACGTCCGGCCTGGCCACCTGCTCCGCTCAATGA